A genomic window from Babylonia areolata isolate BAREFJ2019XMU chromosome 9, ASM4173473v1, whole genome shotgun sequence includes:
- the LOC143285823 gene encoding uncharacterized protein LOC143285823 isoform X1 has translation MHQVMGAVSKPRGMDPDPDPPAHPEDQFQDLYTRALTSGLTPTHLAHLPALQDLRVPRRKKPACLGVLLSTLRYLLLFLLLLFTAWHLDWPVERTKLVRAWFRMAGIPGEDVQLERCVFRAPRGLADVLRPPVDCDFCRNVSDVIRLERVLPEEFEELYAYSGGPVIVEDAMENWTALETFSFEFFRGVYAEESVALKSVQSRCQFFPYKTEFRTLGEVFRMPADRAHMKDGSKPWYIGWSNCDASAGNVLRQHYRRPYFLPSSAESSKTDWIFMGGPGYGAHMHIDNVHLPSWQAQITGVKRWTMEPPSECFTQCVSGLHVDVRPGEIIVLDTNKWFHSTLVLGQDISITIGSEYD, from the exons ATGCACCAGGTGATGGGCGCCGTGTCCAAACCCCGCGGGATGGATCCAGACCCAGACCCCCCAGCACACCCTGAAGACCAGTTCCAGGACCTCTACACCCGGGCCCTCACCTCCGGcctgacccccacccacctcgCCCACCTCCCCGCTCTCCAGGACCTCCGCGTGCCCCGGAGGAAGAAGCCCGCATGTCTGGGcgtcctcctctccaccctcaggtacctcctcctcttcctcctcctgctcttcacCGCCTGGCACCTGGACTGGCCCGTGGAGCGGACCAAGCTGGTGAGAGCCTGGTTCAGGATGGCAGGCATCCCCGGGGAGGACGTGCAGCTGGAGAGGTGCGTCTTCCGGGCTCCTCGCGGCCTGGCCGACGTTCTCCGCCCGCCCGTGGATTGCGACTTCTGCCGTAACGTCAGCGATGTCATCCGCCTGGAGCGGGTCCTTCCTGAGGAGTTCGAAGAGCTGTACGCCTATTCCGGAGGTCCGGTGATCGTGGAGGATGCTATGGAGAACTGGACCGCCCTGGAGACGTTCAGTTTCGAGTTCTTCCGAGGGGTGTACGCTGAGGAGAGCGTGGCTCTGAAGAGCGTGCAGTCCCGGTGCCAGTTCTTTCCCTACAAGACGGAGTTCCGCACTCTGGGGGAGGTGTTCAGGATGCCTGCCGACCGCGCCCACATGAAGGACGGCTCCAAGCCTTGGTACATCGGATG GAGCAACTGTGACGCGTCGGCAGGCAACGTATTACGTCAGCACTACCGACGTCCCTACTTTCTGCCATCTTCTGCCGAGTCCAGTAAAACCGACTGGATCTTCATGGGTGGCCCCGGCTACGGAGCGCATATGCAC atAGACAACGTGCACCTGCCGTCCTGGCAAGCACAGATCACGGGCGTCAAGCGGTGGACCATGGAGCCACCCTCCGAGTGCTTCACACAGTGCGTGTCCGGACTGCACGTGGACGTCAGGCCTGGAGAAATCA TCGTACTGGACACCAACAAATGGTTTCACTCTACACTTGTCCTCGGTCAggacatcagcatcaccatcggCTCTGAATACGATTGA
- the LOC143285823 gene encoding uncharacterized protein LOC143285823 isoform X2: MGAVSKPRGMDPDPDPPAHPEDQFQDLYTRALTSGLTPTHLAHLPALQDLRVPRRKKPACLGVLLSTLRYLLLFLLLLFTAWHLDWPVERTKLVRAWFRMAGIPGEDVQLERCVFRAPRGLADVLRPPVDCDFCRNVSDVIRLERVLPEEFEELYAYSGGPVIVEDAMENWTALETFSFEFFRGVYAEESVALKSVQSRCQFFPYKTEFRTLGEVFRMPADRAHMKDGSKPWYIGWSNCDASAGNVLRQHYRRPYFLPSSAESSKTDWIFMGGPGYGAHMHIDNVHLPSWQAQITGVKRWTMEPPSECFTQCVSGLHVDVRPGEIIVLDTNKWFHSTLVLGQDISITIGSEYD, encoded by the exons ATGGGCGCCGTGTCCAAACCCCGCGGGATGGATCCAGACCCAGACCCCCCAGCACACCCTGAAGACCAGTTCCAGGACCTCTACACCCGGGCCCTCACCTCCGGcctgacccccacccacctcgCCCACCTCCCCGCTCTCCAGGACCTCCGCGTGCCCCGGAGGAAGAAGCCCGCATGTCTGGGcgtcctcctctccaccctcaggtacctcctcctcttcctcctcctgctcttcacCGCCTGGCACCTGGACTGGCCCGTGGAGCGGACCAAGCTGGTGAGAGCCTGGTTCAGGATGGCAGGCATCCCCGGGGAGGACGTGCAGCTGGAGAGGTGCGTCTTCCGGGCTCCTCGCGGCCTGGCCGACGTTCTCCGCCCGCCCGTGGATTGCGACTTCTGCCGTAACGTCAGCGATGTCATCCGCCTGGAGCGGGTCCTTCCTGAGGAGTTCGAAGAGCTGTACGCCTATTCCGGAGGTCCGGTGATCGTGGAGGATGCTATGGAGAACTGGACCGCCCTGGAGACGTTCAGTTTCGAGTTCTTCCGAGGGGTGTACGCTGAGGAGAGCGTGGCTCTGAAGAGCGTGCAGTCCCGGTGCCAGTTCTTTCCCTACAAGACGGAGTTCCGCACTCTGGGGGAGGTGTTCAGGATGCCTGCCGACCGCGCCCACATGAAGGACGGCTCCAAGCCTTGGTACATCGGATG GAGCAACTGTGACGCGTCGGCAGGCAACGTATTACGTCAGCACTACCGACGTCCCTACTTTCTGCCATCTTCTGCCGAGTCCAGTAAAACCGACTGGATCTTCATGGGTGGCCCCGGCTACGGAGCGCATATGCAC atAGACAACGTGCACCTGCCGTCCTGGCAAGCACAGATCACGGGCGTCAAGCGGTGGACCATGGAGCCACCCTCCGAGTGCTTCACACAGTGCGTGTCCGGACTGCACGTGGACGTCAGGCCTGGAGAAATCA TCGTACTGGACACCAACAAATGGTTTCACTCTACACTTGTCCTCGGTCAggacatcagcatcaccatcggCTCTGAATACGATTGA